GGGCTCTGGGAGGGGCCTGACGGGGCCTCACTTGCTGACACAGAGCTTCATTCCTCAAACCCCCAGTCACGCTCCAGATAGGGAAGAACGTTGTGGACAGCGAGCAGCCTTGTGTGCTTCCAGCCACTGGCCCTGGGTTCAAGGGCTGGCCCAACCCTGGGAAGGGAGGGGTCCTctgctctctgagcttcattttcccATCTGCCAAGTGAATCCGACCATAGCAGGGGGTCGTTTGAAGATTTCAGGGGCAGGCGTGGGGCACGGGTTCAAGGAATGGTGGCGATTAGGTGGTGCCCACCTGTCTGGAAGCTCCTGACCTGCAGGTACCTGGGGAACTCATCCTGTGCCAGGCCAGCAGGGATGGCTCAGGGTTAGAGGTGGCCTCGCTTCGAGGGCCAGGGCTCAGCATGGAGGGCACAAGTCCCTGCCCTGCCAAGCGCAGTAGGTGCCAGGACCTTCACCTCCTCCCCGTGTGAGCACAGTCACCAAGAAGTGACCTGGTCCATCTGCTCTTCCTCCCATCCATCCAACAAGCAGCTGCTCTGTGCCTGGCGAGCAGGTGCTGCTCTCGGAGGCTCTCATGGTCTGGGCTAAGTGTCCTGGGCCCAGGACTTGCCAGCCCAGCCGTCCTGGTATGCACAGCTTTCAGAGACTCCCAAACCAGTGCACACACCACACAGGTTAAGGATCACAGGTCATGGCACGTGAGCTCTCCCTGGGCAGGGCTAGAACAACTGCCACTCCCTCCTCAGCAACTGGCCTGGAGCCTGGCTCATGGGGACACTCAGTGGACACTGAATAGATGTTTGAATGAGCACAAGAATGGAGTCAAAGGTGATGAGTAGTCTTAATGAGTAGCCaccatggggggtggggcaggacaAAAGGCCATGGGGACATGGAGGAGGAGCCTCCCCCTAAACTAGGTtggggcagggaggcctggggaaagagtcaaggaaggcttcctggaagaggtggcaTCTAGCCAGGCcctgaaggaagagagggagttgggaagaggagcaggagaagcaggtgcctcgGGCTAAGAGAGCAGAGCTCTGTGCAGAGCTAATGTGAGGGAGCCGACGTGTCCAGGTCTGGCAGGAGTAAGCTGTCTGGATGTGTGGAGCCCGGGATGGACGGGCCGCCCGGGCAGGTATGGAGAGAGGAGGGCCAGAGCGCTGAGTCCCGCGGGTGGGCTAAGGAGTTGTCTCCCTCATCTCACCAAGAGCACAGCAcccttcctggggtgggggggtcctctTGTCCACCTGCACCTCATCCCTGACCCCATCTTCCTCTGGTGCCAGGTAGGACTCAGGACTTACTTGTAGAATTTGAGTTCATGCAAAACAAGCTGTTTGCTCTACTGCACTTTCTTGGAGTAAGACACATTGTATGAGAGGACTCGCTGTTTCACGTACCACTGAGAAAAAAAGGGTCAGTTACAGCCGTAGGAGCCCCCAGCATCGGAGGTGTCAAAATGTGGAAAAATGGAAAGGTGCCTCTCAGCGTCAGGGACATACAGAAGTAACACTTTAGTGGAAAATAAAGAACCAGACACCTCCCGACGCTCTGTGCACATTGATCACGAGGTAATAAAAGCCGCTAATATTTACTGCGCATGCACGATGCGCCGGGCACAGCTCCAAGTGGTTTCGTAGACTAACTCAGTTAAAGATGCATCTCTAGTCCCGAAAGTTGGAAATGTGGGGAGAAAGCCAGCCGTAGGAGGTGCCTGCCCCTGGAGGAAGCAGGGGGCAGGTGGGCCTAGGGGGCTAGTCTGAGCTGGCTTCTGCTGTGCGACCCGGGGCAAGAGCccttggctctcctgggtctcatGTTCCCCACATGTCACATGCTCCGTGGCTGCCCAGCAAGCTCCCTGGGGGCTGTGAGCGATCGGGGACAGCGAGTCCAGGTGTGCTCTTGCATCTTGGTGCCTCCTTTAGCAAcaagctgccccccaccccgggttcCAGCTTCCTTTGCCAGGAACCCCCGTGGGATCCCAAACCCAAGTTTTGACCTCCCCTGCCTTCTCCTGCTCTGGGGGGCCCAAGCTGCCCCTCGGCCCCAGCCCTCGCCTCCTTCAAGGGAGGGAAGTACCTTTCTCCAGGTTCCCGGGCAGGCTCCGCCCCTTAGCCTgctctggggaggagaggagaggagatgcTGGACACCCCCCAGGCCTGCACAGGCTTCGGGACTCGGGCTGTGGGTGCTCCAGGTCCAGAGGGGCCCTTAGTGATGGGCGCTCCTTCTGCTGTGGCAGTACAGCAATTCTTAGCATTGTTGCTGTCACGTTACAGCTCTCTTCCTGAGTCTGCATGGCTGGCCCCCACGTGTGGGGCAGGGTGCGTCATTATtgcctccattttacaggtgaggacaaCTGAGGCTCAACAAGGTGATGTCcctcacccaggggtcccccctcccctccgGAAATGGCAGCAAGGGGGCCTGAGGCCGTGGGAGCCTTCACCTGCAgtcttgagccacccaggagggcTGCCTTGGGGAGGTGTGCCtgccttagtttctcttttcctctccatctTGGGCTGCCTGCACCTCTCACTCACTCGTTCTTGCTTTCTCATTGATCCCGAGCTCTCGGTCTCCCCTCTGGGCTGCTGTctctcatctctgcctctctgtatgacTCCGTTTCCCCAGGCCCCAAGAAGGGAGTCCCCTGAGTCTCGCCCAGGCTTCGCaaaagccacctgggctgccctcactggGCAGAGCTGGAAGCACAGTTCTGCCCCTAATGCCGCCCCTCCTCTGTCCTGTccgtctgtgtgtctgtgtctgtgtgcgcACGGGGCCTGCCCGCAGTGGACCAGCTGCGGCTACGTGCTGTGCACAGTGCTGCTGTCCCTGGCTGTGCTGCTGGCTGTGGCTGTCACCGGTGCCGTGCTCTTCCTGAACCACGCCCACGTGCCTGGCACGGCGGCCCCGCCTGTCGTCAGCACCGGGCCGGCAGGTGCCAACAGCGCCCTGGTCACCGTGGAGAGGGCTGACAGCTCACGCCTCAGCATCCTCATTGACCCGCGCTGCCCCGACCTCGCCGACGGCTTTGCCCGCCTGGAAGGCGCGCAGGCCTCCGTGCTGCAGGCGCTGGCCGAGCACCAGGCCGAACCGAGGCTGGCAGGCGAGCAGGAGCGGGAGCTGCTGGACACCCTGGCGGACCAGCTGCCCCGGCTGCTGGCCCGGGCCTCGGAGTTGCAGGCGGAGTGCGCAGGGCTGCGCAAGGGCCTCGGTGCCCTGGGCCAGGGGCTCGGCGCCCTGCAGAGTGAGCAGGGCCACCTCATCCAGGTAAGGGGCTGCCGGCTGCACCTGTcttggtgggggctggggggcacctGATGTTCATGGCTTCGCTCGATCCCCGAGGGCCCCAGAACCAGGTGGTGTCACTGTTCCCATCTACCATCAAGCAAATGAGCCTCGGAGAAGCGAGTTTCTCATCCGAGGCCACACAGCCAGAGACACCAGGATTCAAATCATTTCCAACCCACTGTCCCGgggaccctggggacctgggTACTTGCATTAGCACCCCATAGCATCCCACAGTCAGGTCAAGTCCAGGGCTCGAGGGGCTTCCCAGGTGCGCCAGTGCAGGTGAGGCAGGACCTGGCCTCCATCTGTAGTGACTTAAGGTTCAAGGTCACGTGTCTGGTCCTGGGCAAGCCCTCTCCCCTGCTGTGCCAAATGGCCAGGGAAAGCTGtactccctccccagctccctgtcACCCGTTCTCTGCCATTTGATGCTCTCAGCTTTCTAGGGAAGAAGGGACCAGCTGAGGGAGCCCAACCAGACTCAGCCTCTCCCACcgcctctgcccatccccccattGTCTCCCCTCTTCTGAGCCAATGCAGGTCCTAGCAAGCACCTGTTAGGTCTGGGggaagagtttccaacatcaacCACTCAGAGCAGCAGCAAGAGCTTCCCACCACATACAACCAGGGATTTAGGATCATCTCTTTGGTTTTCCACCATTTTCCAGAACAGAAAATGGAGGCCAAGAAGGGACAATGATTTGTCCAGGGTACAGTGGCCAGGTTAGGCCTGGCATCTGGCCTTCCAGTGCCCTGCCCACCCTCGGCTTTGGACCCTATCACCCCTATGACTCAGGTACTTAGGCACCAGGAGCTGAGACCCACCCTGCCATTGGTCCCAGACCTTCCTGGACACCGGGGATGACCAGGCATTTGGTCACACAGCAGCTCATGAGCAATGGGTCTCTCCCCTCCTCTGAAGACTGCAGCTGGAGAAATTATAGCCCTTGTCATCCTGTCTGGGTGACTGATGAGAAGGCATTTCCccctcctggggtggggtgggggtaggggagttCGGCTGCCCCTTCTATCAGCAGGGCTCAGAGGAGACCTCCAGATTTTCTGGGTGACCTGGGGCCCCCACCTTGCTCTCCAGTGGTTCAGCCCCTGGTTAGACATGGGGTCAGCCAGGTCCTTAGGGCAGGGGTGGAGAATCATGGGGAGGGCCCTCGAGGTCTCCTACCCACCCATCTATGCAGAGGCCTAGACCTATTCCTACAAGACCAATAGCTTTTTAGGGGTGCCATAGTACCTCGGCTCACCTGatatatttaattctcaaaagaaTGTTTAATTTGACTCGTTTCCTGCAGACTCAGGGTGATTTCAGAGGCCATGTGTCTTGCAGAGCTGGGGTGCTGTGGCTCCTGACTCCTCCAGGCTTCCCAGACCCCCAGGTGACCAGCCCAGACCTGGGTTTCCCAAAGCACTGCCCACAGGCACCCTCTGTCAGGAGTGCCAGAGCTGCTTGCTAAAAggcacctctctgaacctcatcgTAAACCCCCGGCACCCCACAGTTGAACAAGCATCAGTGTGGCCCTCACGTGTACAGACATCTAAGGCGCGCTGGCCTGGGAGCAGCAGGGCTGAGTGGCTCTGCCTTCAGGGTTCAGGGGGCAgtgctgggatccagtccagACTCCACGAAGTAGCAGCTATTGGACTTGGGCATGTGGGTTGCCCTTCCTGGGCTGAGtctcctcacctgcaaaatggggctGACAGAGTCCGTACCCAAGAGGGCGTGGGAGCTCCTGGCCGTGCTGGGCTCAGCTGGCGTCTGGCACATTTGTCCAGCATTTCTTTCATTATGATGGTGGAAACGATTTGTGAACTCAAGATTCGGCCAATGGGGAGGCCACCACTGAAAATCCCTTTTGCAAGTAGTGCAGGGAACCGCCGGATGCTGGGTAATAAGCACTTGGTAGCATTAGTGGCCCCAGGAGGTGGAGATGATTGCCCCATTCTGTGGAGGGgcagactgaggctcagagtggggGAGTGCCCTGGTTAAACTTAGTCACACGATCGGGAAGTGCCAGAAGCAGCTCTGACTTCCCCGCCTCTAAAAAATGCCACGTCCTCTTTAATGCATCTGTGCAGCTCAGCGAGCAGGGACTGACTTTCCCTATTAATTCGGAGCATGTTTATATGTACGTTTTCAACTTTAATCATTTGCTGGTTTAAACTGAGGTCTTCCCTGCCCGCCAGCAAGAGCGGGCTGTGCCTGAGTTTCTCAAGTGTGTCTGCTTGTCGCAGGAGGATGGGCAGTGCTCTAGAGATTTAGCCAGTGAGCCTGGTGATCTCGGCCACCCACACCCTGCAGATGGCCCCTGCCCCCCGGGGGCCTGCCTGGGACCGTCTGGTCCACAGGGCTCCCCTGACAGAGCCTGTGTGCAGGACACTGCAGTGAAAGCCTAAGGAGGGTGGGCCGCCTTGGCCCCgcatcccccctgcccacctcagtgcctctTCCCAGGCCTCAGCCCTCACTGCAGAGAACTGACTATAAGCTTTGCGGGGCCCTTGCTTCTGGACAAGCCGAATTTTGCAAACCACTGGcaccatttatttgtattttccttcctGGAACGAACTATTATCAGACAAGTGACAGGTTCAGCGTGTAAGGACGTGGCAGCAGGCTCTGCATGCACTGGCTGGATGGCTGGCCGGCTGTAGTGGGCCTgggacccccctcccctcctcgtGGTCCTGCAGCCTCCTAGATTCCTGGGTGGGGAGCTGGTGGGCCCCAGACCTTCtaggcagcaggtgcagcactGACTGCTGCAGGTCAGTGCCGTGCTGGCAGAGCAACAAACCTCCAGACCCAGATCCCAAGAAGGGTAGCTGGTGGTGAGCAGTGGTAATGACTCGGGTGGCGAAGGTGGGCTAGGCGCGTAGGCCCCCAACACATGCTCTCATGAACCACCCCAGAAACACAGATCCTGTTACTCTTGTTCACAGGTGGTTCGGTCGCTCTTCCAGGGTCACTTGTCCAGTGAATGGAGGAGGGGCTGAACCAAAGCCCAGAATGAGTCCAGACCACTGCCCCCCACTtgtcctgcccccgccccctgccccggcaCAATGATGCAGTCCTAGGTTCCTCTCCCACCAGCCAACCCTGGGGAGGTGGCCTGAGGTCGTTTTCAATCAGAGATGTCTCCTTCTGGagctgtttccccatctgtaccaAGGAGACAGCAACCCAAGCCTCCCTCCTGACAGTGCTGGGGGTGTGTGAGATGAGGTGGACATCGGAGCCGTGGAGTTTGGGTGGGGGCTGGCTGGGAGTATTTCCAAGGCCCCCGTCTGCATGCAGAACCGTCACCCCTGCCTTCGCAGCCTTGCTGGGCATCAGGAGAGACGTCAGGTGAGGTGTGTTGTAATTGGAAGGTGCCTTACAAATTCACATAACGAGGTGGGCCTGGTCCTGTGGGTCCCACTGTGGGCCCCAGCTGAGCTGGCTCCTTCTTGCACATTGTCACCAGTCTCTGTGACAATTGTGACAGGGAGTCCTGCTCCCAGGCTCTGTTAAGTCACTCACCCCATTGTGTAACTGGTAAACAGgtgagttgggatttgaacccagcttTGCCCAGTGCCGAATCCACCTGCCCAGCAGAGCTCTCTGTAGTCACCTCCCCCAGTCTAGAGGCTCAGAAATGGATGAGGACAGGGCCTGGGGTGCAGTAGGGCACAGGGCTCTGCTGAAGCACCCATGTGCCCTCCCCCCCGAGCCCCCATCCTCTGAATACACAGACACTGACCACCTGGGATGGggccagagcagggcaggggctgccatCATACAAGGACGAAGCCTCCTGCCCCTTCTACTCACCCCGCTGCTCCACAGCTTCTCTCCGAGAGTCAAGGCCACATGGCTCACCTGGTGAACTCGGTCAGTGATGTCCTCGATGCCCTGCAGAGGGACCGGGGGGTTGGCCGGCCCCGCGTCAAAGCTGACCTCCAGAGGGCACCTGCCAGGGGATTACGGCCACGGGGCTGCACCAGTGGTGAGTGGGGTGGAGGCTGCCTTTCTTGGGCGCCGTGGGTGCCCAGCTTTGTTCACCCGTCACCCAGCCCTCTGATGAGGACTCACTGCTGCTGTTTGCTGAGGACTTCCTGCCGCAGCACTGAGCACCTACCTGCCCCTTCTGTTGACCCCTTTCCCAGCCCACTatgcccattttccagatgaggaaagcaAGGCCCCAGAGGGTGCTCACTCCCCCGGGGAGAGGCAGAGCCAAGGTCTGCTCCCCAGGCTGGTGCCCTGGAGCTCATGTGATGCTGCAAGGTAGACAGACAAATCAGGGAGACCCAGGGCAGAGGGGGATGGGCGGGCACACAGGTGCCAGGCGCAGGCTTGACAGCATTCTCCATCTTAGGCTCTCCGCCGCGTGACTGTCTGGACGTGCTCCTGAGCGGACAGCAGGAGGATGGCATTTATTCAGTCTTCCCCACGCACTACCCTGCAGGCTTCCAGGTCTACTGTGACATGCGCACAGACGGTGGCGGCTGGACGGTGAGTCTCCCGGGCGGTGTGGCCAGCTCCCTCTTGGCCCtgcagatgcctgggtggcccaggggggTTCAGGGGGGTGGCACATGTGAGCCGGGGTGCTCTGAGCAGCCGCTCACCCAGCCTTCTGCCCTCAGCCAGGCCCACTTCTGGCCCCCACCTACCTGCCCCTAATCGCACTCAAGAACTCTACACCCTCAGAAATCTGCGCAGGGCAAGCAGAAGCTGTGAGCTGAGCCTTGGGGCCCTCGGGGGAGCAGATGTTAGACCCTGTCCCCTGCCCATGGAGCCACCTCCTGTCCCCTGAGCCTTGAGCCTCTGGGAACACAGCAGTTCCCAGGGGCACCGGGCAAGTCGGGGATGGGCTGTGATGGAACGCAGCACTGGGAACCTCTTGCTGTTGCAAGCACATGAAATGTGTAGATGCTGTCTTTCAAGTTATCCAATATATGACAGGTGTGCAGGATATGAGAGGGGGAATGGGGGGACGCACCTGCAGGGAGCAGAGACCCCAATGGTTTCTCGGCAAGGATCCACCTTCCTACAGACTTCTGCATGTATGTTCCCTTTACCTGGAACATTGTTCTCAACTCATCCCCCAGTGTGACTTCCTGCACCTTTTGTTCCTGCCTGGGTGGGAAGCAGGAGAGATGAGATGTCCTCACGGCCAGTGGAAGGCCCGGTGGAGTGGCTACAGGTGGCCCTGACATCTCTCCGGAGctgggagtggtggggagaggcccCGGTCCCCTGTACAAGGTACTGGCCACCCAACAATGACCAAGATGTGTGTGACCCCACCCCTTATTGAGCTCTTTGCCAAGAGGGCATCCACTGGagtccagggcatggtcctggggacccaaAGCAGGGCATGAGGTCAGCTGTTTTCCAGGAGTgccctcctgggcccccaggtCTCTGTCCTTGGCACTCAGAGCATGAGGAGAGGCCGGTAGGATGCCTCCATTTCTCACCGAGGAGCTTGGTGTGAAttttggggtgcagatgtcccagcAGAGGGGAGG
The Vulpes vulpes isolate BD-2025 chromosome 2, VulVul3, whole genome shotgun sequence genome window above contains:
- the FIBCD1 gene encoding fibrinogen C domain-containing protein 1, with the translated sequence MVNDRWKTMGGASQLEDRPRDKPQWTSCGYVLCTVLLSLAVLLAVAVTGAVLFLNHAHVPGTAAPPVVSTGPAGANSALVTVERADSSRLSILIDPRCPDLADGFARLEGAQASVLQALAEHQAEPRLAGEQERELLDTLADQLPRLLARASELQAECAGLRKGLGALGQGLGALQSEQGHLIQLLSESQGHMAHLVNSVSDVLDALQRDRGVGRPRVKADLQRAPARGLRPRGCTSGSPPRDCLDVLLSGQQEDGIYSVFPTHYPAGFQVYCDMRTDGGGWTVFQRREDGSVNFFRGWEAYRDGFGKLTGEHWLGLRRLHALTTQATYELHVDLEDFDNSTAYARYGSFGVGLFSVDPEEDGYPLTVADYSGTAGDSLLKHSGMKFTTRDRDSDHSENNCAAFYRGAWWYRNCHTSNLNGQYLRGAHASYADGIEWSSWTGWQYSLKFSEMKIRPVRGDR